The genomic region aaaagaaaaaagggagaaGTGAGGTTTAGGTACCATTTTAAATCTATCCATTGTTCCAGACAATATACCCCTTGACACATCCATGCTATTGCCCTGGTTTTACAGGATAATCAAACAAGTTCAAACATATAAACAATATctagagaaaaagaaatatcTAACAAGCAGAGTACGTTTAATAAGTAGAAGCATACCATTCGGTCAAGCAAGCGATTATGGCTCTCCACCTCTTCATGAATATCACCTGTTAACTGTAAATagaacatttttattttgtaagacTAAAGACTGATCAACCCGAACCCACCTCCACACCATTGCATTAATATACAATCAACTACAACTTCAACTTCACTTTCAGTAAGAAGAACAATATCTAGCATCAGATCTTATGCATCAGGCATGCTGTTCTTATAAATTTAGTTATTAACATTCACATGAAAGTCTGTAATTCTGAATGTTCTACTACCACTTTTAAATGAATACCCTATAAATGTTTAAAAGTCTTAAGCAGTCTTCACATTATGGCAACAGCATATTACCCACTGTCTAAAAGAGCATGGCTCATATCAACTTATACAATGTTACGTAAAGATATTTTCATGTCTAATAGAATATAAAACATGTTAAGATATTTATGAAACAAAGGTTCAACTCAACAAATTCAGCCAGTAAAGATATCTTATATTGCACTCACTCTCTTCAGAAAAACAACTCTATCTTGTAAACTTTGCACGGCTTTGTCATTCTCATGCTCATTAAAGTCATGGGAGTATGAGGAGGAGGCCCTAAGACCACCTTCCTCAAGGCCATCTAAAAGAGACGCTTTGGAGGAACGGTGCTCCCTACAAAAAGAGCAAACATAGTCAAGTATTATACAAATGTACCTAGGAAACCACAAAAAACTGCTCGTAATTAATGAGTTCTTGCTACAATGCAATACCGGCTCAAAACTACAACATATTAGGGGTTGACACCAGTATCTTGAACTATACTCAAAATGACAGTGCGAATGACCTTACAAATTGTCCTAGCAACAGTTTGTGGCACGGTTTCTAactaaaacaaaacttttctaaCTAAAACGAAGCTAACACGTTAAATAAAGTTAATAAACGCAAAATGGTACtacgaaaaaaaagaagaaaaatgaagtttGTAGTATTTCTGTACTGCGAAAGATTAAGGCAAAGTACCAAAGAACTGGAGAAAGACAGTTAATCATATATTCGGACCCAACAAGCACAAGTCTAAGGGATCGGAATCTCGAACGATGATCACAGCTTATAACTTCAAAATTTCACCAGCTTTACACAAATTGCAAATCAACACCTTGTCCTCGTTTTCACAGATTTCCTTCCGACTAATCCGGACTATTAACAATAGTTCTATCCTCAACTTGTAAACTAATCAAACGGATACTAAATCCAACCTGCATTTTAAATTTACCAAGAGTAATGCTTCAGATAATCGCAAGTAGAGCTCGTACTTAGTGCTAATTACAAGATCTAACCAATAAATTTCGaaattaataatccaattagcAACACAACATTGCGTgcagagaaaatataaaattctgAAGGTGCGAAAATTCGAGATCTTGATATATAAAATACGTACTTATCAGAGAATACGAACCTTCTGTTACTCATTGACTGCAGCGTTCGCAGATTCGAGGTCCTTTTTGCCCCAGTAGGATTTCGAATCGCAAGGACGAAATTGAATGGAAATTTCTGGCAATGGTGTTGGAGAGTGTAATAGTGAAGTTTGAAACGGTTGATCTTCCTccgtttggttgctgagaaaatgtgggaaaggaaaggaaaatgaAAGAGGAATTTTGAGGAATTGATTTCAACGGAACGGAAAGGCAGTTATTGGAGTTCCACGTGGTGCCAGAGGTTGGGCTTGCCGCCAATAGGCTTCTTGGGTTCTTTAGGCCCACCTAGATTTTTTTACTCGAAAAAAGGATTTTCaagatttgag from Pyrus communis chromosome 4, drPyrComm1.1, whole genome shotgun sequence harbors:
- the LOC137732491 gene encoding bet1-like SNARE 1-1 isoform X1, with protein sequence MSNRREHRSSKASLLDGLEEGGLRASSSYSHDFNEHENDKAVQSLQDRVVFLKRLTGDIHEEVESHNRLLDRMGNSMDVSRGILSGTMDRFKMVFEKKSSRRTCVLVAYFVVFFLIIYFLFR
- the LOC137732491 gene encoding bet1-like SNARE 1-1 isoform X2, with amino-acid sequence MSNRREHRSSKASLLDGLEEGGLRASSSYSHDFNEHENDKAVQSLQDRVVFLKRLTGDIHEEVESHNRLLDRMGNSMDVSRGILSGTMDRFKMVFEKKSSRRTCVLVAYFVVFFLIIYFLFRIRKYFMHS